The proteins below come from a single Mesobacillus jeotgali genomic window:
- a CDS encoding SCO7613 C-terminal domain-containing membrane protein, with protein MEHAPKEERRRIFRNELYNLKELGYVSAEEYKSVSEAHNEYFLDLLSQERQEKELATRNRKEDSTAFEVQPSAMIAMKEQPKARPAKIRPKKTAEEIRERNISWSLNIGVIMLLIGGLYVATSNWESMAPWMKAGLIALVSALFYGIAYISYKIIKIEKTAFAFVVLGSLFLPIFTLSLGWFELLGSYLSFYGGGRFILGTISSCILIPIYAFLQKLSSRLFVWFTLITTSISAAYLLRAIGLETDGFYLGLIIFNTLLIAAYHQFKKKGQLPLFTKELALYSQANLVLSTLLMLFFYENHVFNGFNLILTAVVYLSMIFVNGHKEYHFVFSAMFIYGAYQILENWRFTEVSAIGYALLGFVFLIIPRILDNNYALKRAFQVTSAVISGLAFLFITAEGMMIHTENPSFILMAAYLIISANFIYLANTNENIIFKYLSPVFLAAAMFEAVLQIGKYIGFENLVLPIYFIGFILFILAGWLVKMNYLQTIKTSSRDVGMLIMLFMILVTFSMFDWWELAMMFSLTGYALYVMMKIDNRPFLPLIAQWAVPIALGLSAASTGEEIRIHSSFYNDLLGIPGNLALAGILLLVVSIGLRKTKETTLARNAFLIGNGFYAASLFYTFVFPISNIYGESLIWFGGILMSLLLYKVTRDSMVAFLSGVVSLVWYLISIDSINEEILDFSATIESLLIPGGGWLLLGAAALLFQNQRGLAVAYSWIAHVFLAPIMAIEFILYGEEAILSYVIATGVYAASIFFVKREWKVKTLLYAAFTTLFLAIKTGISYFTETDSGHYAFLVTSILLTVFWVLSSTNYKQRTLFYLVPISLLGVASFLSAYPYSWLLFGITIGYAAAILVLLHRVKWDLAAMIPLLMIFYGTIQIILLAQLHVYWDMAILSGSGILLIFSGRRIYKNLWEKGGVFGLQSLDAYSLAGFLFIVSVALMNGETFWALIVHGLLISSGLWIQRNRVHGRGVSVILFIAGAYLLVPYYAAIKQLTIPALLEREVYVLPFVALAIFSRSIFKERSNQITSYIQWAVLVMVSLLLIQDGLDSNTVYDALILGSLSLISMLAGMWLRVKAYFFVGAGVLLLNVVMQTRPFWGNLPWWGYLLIAGSILISVASFIEWNKQKGSKGEQTFLIKLKDNLLLKLKNWN; from the coding sequence ATGGAACATGCTCCTAAAGAAGAAAGACGCAGGATTTTCCGTAATGAGCTCTATAATTTAAAAGAATTAGGCTATGTTTCAGCAGAGGAATATAAAAGTGTGTCAGAAGCCCATAATGAATATTTCCTTGACTTGCTGTCACAAGAACGGCAGGAAAAAGAGTTGGCGACCAGAAACAGAAAGGAAGATTCAACAGCCTTTGAAGTCCAGCCTTCAGCAATGATTGCGATGAAGGAACAACCCAAAGCACGCCCAGCAAAGATCAGGCCAAAGAAAACAGCGGAAGAGATTCGTGAACGGAATATTTCCTGGTCGCTGAATATTGGGGTTATCATGCTATTGATTGGCGGGTTGTACGTAGCAACAAGCAACTGGGAAAGCATGGCTCCGTGGATGAAGGCTGGTTTAATAGCACTTGTTTCGGCTTTATTTTACGGAATTGCCTATATAAGCTACAAAATAATAAAAATCGAGAAGACGGCCTTTGCGTTCGTTGTCCTTGGCAGTCTTTTCCTGCCGATTTTCACCCTATCACTAGGCTGGTTTGAATTGCTAGGATCTTACTTATCGTTCTATGGTGGAGGGCGGTTCATACTAGGAACAATTAGCAGTTGTATTTTGATTCCGATTTATGCGTTTTTGCAAAAGCTATCATCAAGGTTATTTGTGTGGTTTACCTTAATTACTACATCCATTTCAGCAGCATACCTGCTGAGGGCGATTGGCTTGGAAACCGACGGATTTTACCTTGGTTTGATTATATTCAATACACTTCTGATTGCGGCCTATCATCAGTTTAAAAAGAAAGGTCAGCTGCCGTTATTCACAAAGGAACTTGCTCTTTATTCACAGGCAAACTTAGTCCTGTCTACCTTATTAATGCTTTTCTTTTATGAAAATCATGTTTTTAATGGCTTCAATTTGATATTGACTGCTGTTGTCTATCTGTCGATGATTTTCGTGAATGGGCATAAAGAGTATCATTTTGTTTTCAGTGCCATGTTCATTTATGGTGCATATCAAATTCTTGAAAATTGGAGATTTACAGAGGTAAGTGCAATAGGTTATGCACTTCTTGGTTTTGTGTTTCTGATTATTCCAAGGATCCTGGATAATAATTACGCTTTAAAAAGGGCTTTCCAAGTTACTAGTGCAGTTATATCAGGACTTGCTTTTCTATTCATCACAGCCGAAGGGATGATGATTCATACAGAAAATCCATCCTTTATTCTTATGGCAGCTTACCTGATCATTTCAGCTAACTTCATTTATCTTGCGAATACCAATGAAAATATCATTTTTAAATATTTAAGTCCGGTTTTTCTTGCAGCCGCCATGTTTGAAGCAGTCTTGCAGATTGGAAAATATATCGGTTTCGAAAACCTTGTTTTGCCTATTTACTTCATTGGTTTCATTCTCTTCATTCTTGCAGGCTGGCTGGTCAAGATGAATTATCTGCAAACTATTAAAACCAGCTCGCGGGATGTCGGAATGTTGATCATGCTATTCATGATTCTTGTTACTTTTTCCATGTTCGACTGGTGGGAACTGGCGATGATGTTCTCCCTGACTGGCTATGCTTTGTATGTCATGATGAAAATCGATAACAGGCCGTTTTTGCCATTGATTGCTCAATGGGCAGTGCCTATCGCACTGGGCTTGTCAGCCGCTTCGACCGGTGAGGAGATACGGATTCATTCCAGCTTTTATAACGATTTGCTTGGAATCCCAGGAAATTTAGCGCTTGCGGGAATTCTTTTACTGGTTGTCAGTATTGGCCTTCGCAAAACTAAGGAAACCACTCTTGCGAGGAATGCTTTTTTAATTGGCAATGGTTTCTATGCAGCAAGCCTCTTTTATACATTCGTATTTCCGATATCAAATATTTACGGAGAATCGCTCATTTGGTTTGGCGGAATCCTGATGTCTCTTTTGCTTTATAAAGTGACAAGAGATTCAATGGTCGCATTTCTATCCGGCGTAGTCAGCCTTGTCTGGTACCTGATTTCAATAGACTCAATTAATGAAGAGATATTGGATTTTAGTGCGACAATAGAGTCTTTACTTATCCCTGGAGGCGGTTGGTTATTGCTGGGAGCAGCTGCTTTACTTTTTCAAAACCAGAGAGGGCTCGCAGTCGCTTATTCATGGATAGCCCATGTATTCCTCGCTCCGATAATGGCTATTGAATTCATCCTTTATGGCGAGGAAGCGATTTTAAGTTATGTGATTGCCACTGGAGTCTATGCAGCAAGCATTTTCTTTGTAAAAAGGGAATGGAAAGTGAAAACGCTATTATACGCAGCATTCACAACGTTATTCTTAGCGATCAAGACAGGTATCAGTTATTTTACAGAAACGGATTCTGGCCACTATGCCTTCCTGGTGACAAGTATTTTGTTGACTGTATTCTGGGTATTGTCATCCACAAATTACAAACAAAGAACTTTATTTTACCTAGTTCCGATTTCGCTGTTAGGAGTAGCAAGCTTCCTTTCAGCATATCCATATAGCTGGTTGCTGTTCGGAATAACAATTGGTTATGCAGCAGCGATATTGGTTTTGCTTCATAGAGTGAAATGGGATTTAGCTGCAATGATCCCGTTATTGATGATCTTTTACGGCACAATCCAAATCATCCTCCTGGCACAGCTTCACGTTTATTGGGATATGGCTATTCTTTCAGGATCTGGTATTTTGCTTATTTTTTCAGGGAGAAGGATTTATAAGAATCTCTGGGAAAAGGGAGGAGTTTTTGGACTGCAAAGCCTGGATGCTTATTCATTAGCTGGCTTCTTGTTCATTGTTTCCGTGGCACTAATGAATGGCGAAACCTTCTGGGCTCTAATTGTCCATGGACTCCTTATATCTTCAGGTTTATGGATACAAAGGAACAGGGTTCATGGTAGGGGAGTGAGTGTCATTCTCTTTATCGCAGGTGCGTACCTGCTGGTTCCTTATTATGCAGCCATAAAGCAGCTTACAATCCCTGCCTTATTGGAAAGGGAGGTATATGTACTTCCGTTCGTGGCTCTTGCAATATTTTCAAGGTCTATTTTCAAAGAGAGAAGCAATCAAATCACCAGTTATATCCAATGGGCAGTATTGGTTATGGTCTCGCTCTTGCTCATTCAGGATGGCCTGGACAGCAATACGGTTTATGATGCCTTGATTCTTGGATCGCTGTCGCTTATTTCCATGCTGGCAGGAATGTGGCTTAGAGTAAAAGCCTATTTCTTCGTTGGAGCAGGCGTTTTGCTCCTTAATGTGGTCATGCAAACGAGACCATTCTGGGGAAATCTGCCATGGTGGGGTTACCTATTGATTGCCGGATCAATCCTGATCAGTGTTGCCAGCTTCATTGAATGGAATAAACAAAAAGGAAGCAAGGGGGAGCAAACCTTCCTTATAAAGTTGAAAGATAACCTGCTCTTGAAATTGAAAAACTGGAATTGA
- a CDS encoding 3-ketoacyl-ACP reductase, which produces MESLKGKTALITGAGRGIGRAAAIALAKEGVNIGMIGLTLANLEKVTSEIEEYGVNVSGAVADVSDMESVQHAVEHITEELGPVDILINNAGIAKFGGFLDLEPQEWEKIIQVNLMGTYYVTRAVLPGMIERNTGDIINVASTAGQKGAPVTSAYSASKFGVLGLTESLMLEVRKHNIRVSALTPSTVATDLAIETNLTDGNPDKVMQPEDLAELMVAQLKLNRRVFIKTAGMWSTNP; this is translated from the coding sequence ATGGAATCATTAAAAGGAAAAACGGCGTTAATTACTGGTGCTGGCAGAGGCATCGGCCGTGCTGCAGCAATTGCACTAGCAAAAGAAGGTGTTAATATTGGCATGATCGGGCTGACACTTGCCAATCTGGAGAAGGTTACTTCTGAAATAGAGGAATATGGGGTAAATGTATCAGGAGCTGTAGCGGATGTATCTGATATGGAATCTGTACAGCACGCTGTCGAGCATATTACAGAGGAACTGGGGCCTGTAGATATCCTGATTAACAATGCTGGAATCGCAAAATTCGGCGGCTTTCTTGATCTGGAGCCACAGGAGTGGGAAAAAATCATCCAGGTCAACTTGATGGGAACATACTATGTGACTCGTGCAGTCCTGCCAGGAATGATTGAGCGGAATACAGGTGACATAATCAATGTTGCGTCAACTGCAGGCCAAAAGGGAGCACCGGTAACAAGTGCCTATAGCGCATCAAAATTCGGAGTACTAGGGTTGACTGAATCGCTAATGCTTGAAGTTCGAAAGCATAATATCCGTGTCAGCGCGCTTACTCCAAGTACCGTAGCGACTGATCTGGCCATTGAGACGAATTTAACAGATGGCAATCCGGATAAAGTCATGCAGCCCGAAGATCTGGCTGAGTTAATGGTAGCACAATTAAAATTGAACCGCCGCGTCTTCATCAAGACAGCTGGTATGTGGTCAACAAATCCATAA
- a CDS encoding GNAT family N-acetyltransferase produces MDYIRVNSIGDPLFTKLHNLMKEVFPPEEVLEFDLWKEPLEDPGIRVFVAVHEDEVVGVTEYRYYPDWNIAMTDFTIVGKPGLSLGHFLANKRMEDLQSLAGEKGVELFGMFAEIYDPYRKMDHDFGGVKTMDPFVRREVLSHLGYKRLDMEYVHPSWENDGEAVEGLDLCFMPTDENTHELPAALITDFLTTYYSVLENKPEKWIKMVEQLKNKETVALLPL; encoded by the coding sequence ATGGATTATATTCGCGTTAACAGTATCGGGGATCCGCTTTTTACTAAACTCCATAACTTAATGAAGGAAGTCTTTCCGCCTGAAGAGGTACTGGAGTTCGATTTATGGAAAGAGCCGCTAGAGGATCCTGGCATCAGAGTTTTTGTTGCTGTCCATGAGGATGAGGTAGTTGGTGTAACTGAATACCGATACTATCCAGACTGGAATATCGCAATGACGGATTTCACCATTGTTGGGAAGCCAGGCCTCAGCCTTGGGCATTTCCTTGCAAATAAAAGAATGGAAGACCTGCAAAGCCTTGCTGGCGAAAAAGGCGTAGAGTTATTTGGGATGTTTGCCGAAATCTATGACCCATATCGAAAGATGGACCATGATTTTGGCGGAGTAAAAACAATGGATCCGTTTGTGAGACGCGAAGTATTATCTCATCTCGGTTATAAGCGACTTGATATGGAATACGTTCACCCTTCCTGGGAGAATGACGGAGAAGCGGTAGAGGGACTTGATTTATGCTTCATGCCAACAGATGAGAATACTCATGAGCTTCCTGCAGCCTTGATCACAGATTTTCTTACCACTTATTATTCTGTGCTCGAAAACAAGCCGGAGAAGTGGATTAAGATGGTAGAACAGCTTAAAAATAAAGAGACGGTGGCATTGCTGCCATTATAA
- a CDS encoding carbon-nitrogen hydrolase family protein has translation MKMRVSAVQYHLHTIRSFEEFALQCEHYVKTAQEYGSEFVLFPEFFTTQLLSIGSEQGTRLTINELPGFTEQYLNLFQNFALETGMHIIGGTHVIAREGKLYNVAHMFYPDGRIVEQAKLHITPTEVNEWNMSAGEDFRVFDTEKGRIAILTCYDIEFPEIVRMAKAKGADVIFVPSCTDDRHGFHRVRYTSHARAIENQVYVVLTGTVGALPTVDFMRANFGQAAVITPNDIPFPPRGLQAEGELNDDMIVTADLDLELLYEVRERGSVTTWRDRRTDLYPDWEQTEKI, from the coding sequence ATGAAAATGAGAGTTTCAGCAGTCCAGTATCATCTTCACACAATCAGGTCGTTCGAAGAGTTTGCTTTGCAATGTGAGCATTATGTAAAAACAGCACAGGAGTATGGATCAGAATTTGTTTTGTTTCCTGAGTTCTTTACTACTCAATTATTATCAATAGGCAGTGAGCAGGGTACGAGGCTGACCATCAATGAACTTCCCGGTTTTACCGAACAGTACTTAAACCTGTTCCAGAACTTTGCCCTGGAAACAGGCATGCACATTATCGGCGGAACACATGTCATTGCACGTGAAGGAAAGCTCTATAATGTCGCGCACATGTTTTACCCGGATGGCAGAATCGTTGAGCAGGCGAAGCTTCATATCACACCAACTGAGGTGAATGAATGGAATATGAGTGCAGGTGAGGATTTCAGGGTATTTGATACAGAAAAGGGGAGAATCGCAATTCTGACTTGCTATGATATTGAGTTTCCTGAAATCGTCAGGATGGCTAAGGCGAAAGGTGCCGACGTCATTTTTGTTCCATCCTGTACAGATGATCGCCATGGTTTCCATCGTGTCCGCTATACCAGTCATGCACGAGCGATTGAAAACCAGGTCTATGTCGTTTTGACTGGGACAGTAGGCGCATTGCCAACCGTCGACTTTATGCGCGCTAACTTTGGCCAGGCAGCTGTGATTACGCCTAATGATATCCCGTTCCCTCCGAGAGGCCTTCAGGCCGAAGGTGAACTTAATGATGACATGATTGTAACCGCCGACCTTGATTTGGAACTATTATACGAAGTGCGTGAGCGAGGTTCAGTCACTACATGGCGCGACCGCCGAACTGATCTTTATCCAGACTGGGAACAGACAGAAAAAATATAA
- a CDS encoding MFS transporter: MFKTFSLEKSYRKLFFAGIINGIGDRFSQVALLALILQMTGSGLSVGITMALRMIPFLFFSPLSSSLGKKFGRKTIMIITDLARAVIALSFLAVDHPDDMWIVYAASFLLASGEAIYSPIRKSSIPAMVSSKSLKDINGWEQVLIGFVLVIGALSGGIVSYFLGPKAAFLLNIISFLAAGWILSTLPSLEATKENDLITKPNLEKYPELLPVIAASSFLMLLMMFELIIPLINGIENVLISVYAVETFEKADLGVGIFYSVLGLGLIISPLLTRMIHNRFLLFSFICIIGEGLFLTTISQTKSFWLAAALFGLTAVFSGVGNTLLDTVTMDTIPSKWHGMYFGITTMLSNTFIGFSMFFTGLALEWFNPRLVGMFGGIMYIAFGILFLMCSLKYNVDQEKVKLAQKSL; the protein is encoded by the coding sequence ATGTTTAAAACATTCAGCCTGGAGAAATCTTACCGGAAACTATTCTTCGCTGGCATCATTAATGGCATTGGTGACCGGTTCAGCCAGGTTGCGCTGCTGGCACTCATTTTGCAAATGACTGGTTCTGGCCTCTCTGTCGGAATCACAATGGCTCTCAGGATGATTCCATTTTTATTCTTCAGCCCTTTGAGCAGCAGCCTTGGAAAAAAATTCGGAAGAAAAACAATCATGATAATTACCGACTTAGCCAGAGCGGTCATAGCATTATCTTTTCTAGCGGTCGATCATCCTGACGATATGTGGATTGTCTATGCGGCCTCTTTCCTGTTGGCCTCTGGAGAAGCCATCTACTCACCCATTAGAAAATCAAGCATCCCTGCCATGGTTTCCTCGAAATCACTAAAAGATATAAATGGCTGGGAACAAGTATTAATTGGATTTGTATTAGTAATTGGAGCATTAAGTGGGGGGATCGTCTCATATTTTCTAGGCCCGAAAGCAGCATTTCTGCTAAATATTATATCCTTCCTTGCCGCTGGCTGGATTTTATCGACACTGCCTTCCCTTGAGGCTACGAAAGAAAACGACTTGATCACTAAACCAAATCTTGAAAAGTATCCTGAATTGCTGCCCGTTATTGCGGCTTCCTCTTTCCTGATGTTGTTAATGATGTTCGAACTTATTATCCCTCTTATTAATGGGATTGAGAACGTGTTAATAAGCGTGTATGCTGTTGAGACGTTTGAAAAAGCTGACTTGGGAGTGGGCATCTTTTACAGTGTTCTGGGACTGGGGTTGATTATCAGCCCATTATTAACAAGGATGATCCACAATAGATTTCTATTATTTTCTTTTATATGTATTATTGGCGAAGGATTGTTCTTGACGACGATAAGTCAGACAAAATCCTTTTGGCTCGCCGCTGCATTATTTGGCTTGACCGCAGTGTTCAGCGGAGTCGGCAACACACTTCTCGACACGGTGACAATGGATACTATCCCTTCAAAATGGCACGGAATGTACTTCGGGATCACCACTATGCTGTCCAATACTTTCATCGGTTTCTCAATGTTCTTTACAGGCTTAGCGCTGGAATGGTTCAACCCAAGATTGGTAGGGATGTTCGGCGGGATCATGTATATTGCTTTCGGAATCTTGTTCTTAATGTGCTCTCTAAAATATAACGTTGATCAGGAGAAAGTAAAATTAGCGCAAAAGTCTCTGTAA
- a CDS encoding PAS domain S-box protein, with product MTVKESRTGANIVDAGAANNLSPYFVCIHKNSLILSIDEGGTQLLGYKYPRELVGKSIFSFLADTTQETITARVAAIEQGTILDGIIMSFSINGIPMDVEVHSENTIFNGEAAIRTCLRFITPVIADNDNLEEAGSLVLSANKGIVITNPDGKIQVVSESFTRLTGYLKENVIGKNPRIWKSHSYTPIFYKRMWDSILTKGCWEGELWNKRKDGSHYLMKVNIFSILNKKRELVNYLAVYTDLSEVEKLSQQLKEREEQFRTLVELSPNAIILAQFDKVAYANPHTETLFGTNLKDIIGKPVHSFFYGHPNIISKLNFNEKTIISFEEQLKMGDSYIDIEVSSSLITYQGEKAVLTVIKEITKRKSMERALRESEEQYRFIAENSSDMIGRLSSDGSIVYISPSSKRILGYRNDELIGTNLYGKIHPEDRQNLLEQYGNPNELNGIITSSYRMLHKNGSYIWAETTVRPVKDKSGKSSGMMFATRDVTARRTIENQLRESNSLLRKLSSLDGLTEIYNRRAFDEFIKTEWAFACKRGTPISLLLLDIDYFKKYNDTYGHIQGDECLKSVARELEEFFHEKGYFAARYGGEEFAVVLPNTDAQKASQLAEGFQSTIREMKIEHANSKVSEIVTISIGVSCVKPLVPEEMKQILEFADRALYKAKQNGRNRIEVCESSMNKQF from the coding sequence ATGACGGTAAAAGAAAGCAGAACTGGGGCGAATATCGTTGATGCAGGTGCTGCCAATAATCTATCACCCTATTTTGTTTGTATACATAAGAATTCCTTGATTCTTTCCATAGATGAAGGTGGCACTCAGTTGCTCGGATACAAGTATCCGCGTGAATTAGTAGGTAAATCGATATTTTCTTTTTTAGCTGATACTACCCAAGAAACAATCACTGCCAGAGTCGCAGCCATAGAACAAGGAACAATTCTGGATGGTATTATAATGAGTTTTTCGATTAACGGCATACCGATGGATGTTGAGGTTCATTCTGAAAACACCATTTTTAACGGGGAAGCCGCAATAAGAACTTGCCTTCGATTCATCACACCAGTGATCGCTGATAACGATAACCTGGAAGAGGCAGGTTCACTGGTCCTTAGCGCAAATAAAGGAATCGTCATCACCAATCCAGACGGCAAAATTCAGGTTGTAAGTGAATCTTTTACTCGATTGACGGGATATCTTAAGGAAAATGTCATTGGTAAAAATCCACGGATATGGAAGTCACACAGCTACACGCCGATTTTTTATAAGAGAATGTGGGACTCTATTTTGACAAAGGGATGCTGGGAAGGCGAGTTATGGAACAAGCGGAAAGATGGCAGCCACTATTTAATGAAGGTGAATATCTTCTCGATTTTGAATAAAAAAAGAGAACTGGTAAATTATCTGGCTGTCTATACGGATCTTTCCGAAGTGGAAAAGCTCTCCCAACAGCTAAAGGAACGGGAGGAACAATTCCGGACGCTTGTAGAACTTTCGCCAAATGCCATCATTTTAGCGCAATTTGATAAGGTTGCCTATGCTAACCCGCACACTGAGACCTTATTTGGCACAAACCTAAAAGATATAATCGGCAAGCCTGTTCATTCCTTTTTTTATGGACATCCGAACATCATTTCTAAATTGAATTTTAATGAAAAGACAATCATCAGCTTTGAAGAACAGTTGAAAATGGGAGATTCATATATTGATATTGAAGTCTCTTCTTCTTTGATTACCTATCAAGGAGAAAAAGCTGTTCTGACTGTTATAAAGGAAATAACAAAGCGCAAGAGCATGGAAAGAGCTCTGCGTGAAAGTGAAGAGCAGTATCGCTTTATCGCTGAAAATTCTTCAGATATGATCGGAAGACTTTCGAGTGACGGAAGCATTGTTTATATATCTCCTTCGAGCAAGAGAATCTTGGGATATAGAAATGATGAGTTGATTGGAACGAATCTTTACGGGAAAATCCACCCTGAAGATCGCCAGAACCTGCTCGAGCAATATGGGAACCCTAATGAATTAAATGGCATCATAACATCAAGCTACAGAATGCTTCATAAAAATGGAAGTTATATTTGGGCTGAGACTACAGTAAGACCGGTCAAGGACAAATCAGGTAAGTCTTCAGGTATGATGTTTGCCACAAGGGACGTGACGGCAAGAAGAACCATTGAAAATCAATTAAGGGAGAGCAATTCACTCCTCAGGAAGCTTTCTTCTCTTGATGGATTGACCGAAATCTATAACCGCCGGGCATTCGATGAGTTCATAAAGACTGAATGGGCTTTCGCTTGCAAACGCGGAACTCCTATATCCTTACTTCTCCTGGATATCGACTATTTTAAAAAATATAATGACACGTATGGACATATCCAGGGCGATGAATGTTTAAAATCAGTTGCCCGTGAGCTCGAAGAATTCTTTCATGAAAAAGGGTATTTTGCAGCAAGATATGGCGGAGAAGAATTCGCGGTTGTCTTGCCTAACACGGATGCACAGAAAGCATCTCAATTAGCTGAAGGTTTCCAGTCAACCATCCGGGAGATGAAGATTGAACATGCAAACTCCAAGGTAAGTGAAATCGTGACAATCAGTATTGGTGTATCATGTGTCAAGCCTTTGGTTCCAGAAGAAATGAAGCAGATACTCGAATTTGCGGACCGGGCGCTTTACAAAGCTAAGCAAAACGGTCGAAATCGAATTGAAGTATGTGAAAGTTCAATGAATAAACAGTTCTAA
- a CDS encoding serine hydrolase: MNIDELRDKLLEELAGCIGRASLFLEIEEEVIEINSNDVYQSASLIKLPILFEALRQIDEGALIKESQVKVEEGDKIGDTGVLQAMKVEQLPVLDLLSLMIIVSDNSATNLMIDLLGKDSINASISRMGMKNTILQRKMLDFNAIRIGKDNFTSAADIALCLKEAVTGGSLKIQSRNMFHSLLLQQQFKEKLPVYMDDSLLKIGNKTGELPRVEHDCGIITYGEKQAVIVVLIDRLADIESGKVTIRQVGKHINSFIKGISTAFNYI, encoded by the coding sequence ATGAACATAGATGAATTAAGAGATAAACTATTAGAGGAACTCGCTGGGTGCATAGGCCGGGCGAGTTTGTTTTTGGAAATAGAAGAAGAAGTAATAGAAATTAACAGCAATGATGTATACCAGTCCGCAAGCCTGATCAAACTGCCGATTTTATTCGAGGCTTTGAGACAGATTGATGAAGGCGCGCTGATAAAAGAGAGTCAAGTGAAGGTTGAAGAAGGAGACAAAATTGGTGACACCGGTGTTCTTCAGGCTATGAAGGTCGAACAACTGCCAGTGCTGGATTTATTGTCCCTCATGATCATTGTGTCGGATAACTCGGCTACTAACTTGATGATTGATTTGCTCGGAAAAGACTCAATTAACGCGTCTATATCCAGGATGGGAATGAAGAATACTATATTGCAGCGCAAAATGCTGGATTTCAATGCCATTCGGATCGGCAAAGATAATTTTACATCTGCCGCTGATATCGCATTATGCCTGAAAGAAGCCGTTACTGGAGGTTCACTAAAAATACAATCCCGTAACATGTTCCATTCGCTTCTTCTACAGCAACAATTTAAAGAGAAACTGCCAGTTTATATGGATGATTCTCTATTGAAAATCGGAAATAAGACAGGAGAACTTCCCAGAGTCGAACACGATTGCGGTATAATAACCTATGGAGAGAAACAGGCAGTTATTGTTGTTTTGATTGATCGTCTTGCAGATATTGAATCAGGAAAAGTGACAATCCGACAAGTCGGGAAGCACATAAACAGCTTTATAAAAGGCATTTCGACAGCATTCAACTATATTTGA
- a CDS encoding ABC transporter ATP-binding protein — protein sequence MENEVLLSVKDLKKHFYMGKNEILKAVDGISFDIYRGETFGLVGESGCGKSTAGRTMIGLYERTDGEVVFNGKEVHSLSEKEKFQFHKQMQMIFQDPYASLNPRSTVKEIISEPMEVHGLFPNKKERLERIYQLLEDVGLNRDHANRYPHEFSGGQRQRIGIARALALDPDFIIADEPISALDVSVQAQVVNLLKRLQEEKGLTYLFIAHDLSMVKQISNRIGVMYLGHIVELTASNQLYKKPLHPYTQALLSAIPIPDPDVEDQRERIILQGELPSPMDPPSGCVFRTRCQHAMDICAQKKPVWQEIDKDHYVACHLYDEHLDGKSKKEMLVNIR from the coding sequence ATGGAAAATGAAGTTTTATTAAGTGTTAAAGATTTGAAGAAGCATTTTTATATGGGGAAAAATGAAATCCTTAAAGCAGTGGATGGCATTTCATTCGATATATACAGAGGCGAGACCTTTGGCCTTGTTGGTGAATCTGGCTGCGGCAAATCCACTGCAGGAAGAACGATGATCGGACTTTATGAACGTACAGATGGAGAAGTTGTTTTCAATGGCAAAGAAGTCCATTCGCTTTCAGAGAAAGAGAAGTTCCAGTTCCATAAGCAGATGCAAATGATCTTCCAAGATCCTTATGCCTCACTCAACCCGCGTTCTACGGTAAAGGAAATTATATCTGAACCGATGGAGGTCCATGGATTGTTTCCAAACAAAAAAGAACGTTTGGAGAGAATTTATCAGCTCCTGGAGGATGTAGGTTTAAATCGCGACCATGCGAACCGTTATCCCCATGAATTCAGCGGCGGGCAGCGGCAGAGAATCGGAATCGCAAGAGCACTTGCGCTTGATCCTGATTTCATCATAGCAGATGAGCCAATTTCCGCACTTGATGTGTCAGTCCAAGCGCAGGTCGTCAACCTGCTGAAGCGACTCCAAGAAGAAAAGGGGTTGACTTATCTTTTCATTGCTCACGACCTTTCTATGGTAAAACAAATCAGCAACCGAATTGGTGTTATGTATCTTGGGCATATCGTCGAGCTCACAGCCAGTAACCAGTTGTACAAAAAACCGCTCCATCCTTATACTCAAGCTTTGCTGTCCGCCATACCGATACCAGATCCGGATGTGGAAGACCAGCGGGAGCGAATCATCCTGCAAGGAGAACTGCCAAGCCCGATGGATCCGCCGAGCGGTTGTGTCTTCAGGACCAGATGTCAGCACGCAATGGATATCTGTGCCCAAAAGAAACCAGTCTGGCAGGAGATTGACAAAGACCATTACGTCGCCTGTCATTTATATGATGAACATTTAGATGGAAAATCCAAAAAAGAAATGCTGGTCAATATCAGATAA